Proteins from a genomic interval of Fuerstiella sp.:
- a CDS encoding M81 family metallopeptidase, with the protein MMKRVVVGGISHETSTFTPVPTTRQSYLERRIMRGQEILDTLRGTNTTVGGYIDGAEKHAFEPIPTFLAESHTSAPTPRPLFDELVNELLTEIRQAGQVDGVLLELHGSMCAGNLDEPEGVPDAEGHILKEVRGIVGPDVPILAELDIHSNVTPLMIDQADVLLGRRSYPEVDMAERARDCADMLARIWNEGLRPTMALHQIPMVWGMNQVTAHSPMKEAISELHRIEAQSGVVCGSIATCYFLADVPDMGCSVYVVTDNDLPAAQQYADQLGEWCYERRADWHFEIPTTREALAQAQAAGDFPVVFADMRDNTGGGSPGDSTGMLRTFIDAGIQDACVLNIADPEAVQQCHAAGTGATLTLDVGGKSSPLQGAPVRMTARIIAVSDGTFRYNGQMYSGLESNLGPSAHIEQDGIHVLLTTLREQPFDTAFAKSLKLDPQEMRYIGVKSAAHFRAGFESWAGAVHVVSEPCVHDLGNLPFKRLNRKLYPFDLPE; encoded by the coding sequence ATGATGAAGCGTGTCGTTGTTGGAGGCATCAGTCACGAAACCAGTACCTTTACCCCCGTCCCGACCACCCGACAGAGCTATCTTGAACGACGGATTATGCGTGGCCAGGAGATACTGGACACTCTGCGGGGAACCAACACCACGGTCGGCGGCTACATCGACGGTGCAGAAAAGCACGCCTTTGAACCGATTCCCACGTTTCTGGCAGAATCACATACCAGCGCCCCCACGCCACGGCCACTGTTCGACGAACTCGTCAATGAACTGCTGACGGAAATTCGGCAGGCCGGTCAGGTCGACGGTGTGTTGCTGGAACTGCACGGTTCCATGTGTGCCGGCAATCTGGATGAACCCGAAGGTGTTCCCGACGCCGAAGGCCATATTCTGAAGGAGGTCCGTGGTATTGTTGGACCGGATGTCCCGATCCTTGCCGAACTGGATATCCATTCCAACGTCACCCCGCTAATGATCGATCAGGCGGACGTGCTGCTTGGCCGTCGGTCTTATCCGGAAGTTGATATGGCAGAACGAGCACGGGACTGTGCTGATATGTTGGCACGCATCTGGAACGAAGGATTACGACCCACCATGGCGCTGCACCAGATCCCGATGGTGTGGGGCATGAATCAGGTCACTGCTCACTCACCGATGAAAGAAGCCATCAGCGAACTGCATCGCATCGAAGCTCAGTCAGGTGTGGTTTGCGGATCCATCGCCACCTGCTACTTCCTGGCAGATGTGCCCGATATGGGATGTTCGGTGTATGTGGTGACCGACAACGATCTTCCCGCAGCACAGCAGTACGCAGACCAGCTGGGAGAATGGTGCTACGAACGTCGAGCGGACTGGCATTTCGAAATCCCCACCACGCGTGAGGCTCTGGCTCAGGCCCAGGCTGCCGGTGACTTCCCGGTGGTCTTTGCCGACATGCGGGACAACACGGGCGGCGGATCTCCTGGCGACAGCACCGGGATGCTGCGAACATTCATTGATGCCGGCATTCAGGACGCCTGTGTTCTGAATATCGCCGACCCGGAAGCCGTGCAGCAGTGTCATGCCGCGGGCACCGGAGCAACATTGACTCTGGATGTTGGCGGAAAATCTTCACCGCTTCAGGGCGCCCCCGTGCGAATGACGGCTCGTATCATCGCCGTTTCAGACGGAACCTTTCGCTACAATGGTCAGATGTACTCCGGCCTTGAAAGCAACCTGGGACCTTCCGCACACATTGAGCAGGATGGAATCCACGTGCTGCTGACCACATTGCGTGAACAGCCTTTCGACACAGCTTTTGCCAAATCGTTGAAACTGGATCCCCAGGAAATGCGGTACATCGGAGTCAAATCGGCCGCGCATTTCCGCGCCGGTTTCGAATCCTGGGCCGGAGCTGTTCACGTTGTCTCCGAACCCTGTGTTCACGACCTGGGCAATCTTCCGTTCAAACGCCTGAATCGAAAACTGTATCCGTTTGACCTGCCGGAATAA
- a CDS encoding HAD-IA family hydrolase — translation MNTDPLEAVLFDCDGTLVDSESPSIRVLVNFVSEFGLQLDFEEALHEFSGSELAEVLRGIEQKLGSSLPQDFEQQFRRRQIPVLKEQLQAIDGAAELLDAMTLPACVASNAPLHKIQVCLEATGLDRHFAKSRIFSAYQIQTWKPAPDLFLMAAQSLGVAPERCAVVEDSRFGIDAGLAAGMQVFAFDPHGIHDQDARVTSVRSLSGLIPIFCN, via the coding sequence ATGAATACAGATCCACTGGAAGCCGTTCTTTTTGACTGCGACGGTACACTCGTTGACAGTGAGTCACCCAGTATCAGGGTGCTGGTGAATTTTGTGTCGGAGTTCGGACTGCAGCTGGATTTTGAAGAGGCTCTCCACGAGTTTTCCGGCAGCGAACTGGCTGAGGTGCTGCGGGGCATCGAACAAAAGCTGGGAAGCTCGCTTCCGCAGGATTTTGAGCAGCAATTTCGCCGCCGGCAGATCCCGGTACTCAAAGAACAGTTGCAGGCGATCGATGGTGCCGCGGAACTGCTGGACGCCATGACGCTTCCTGCCTGTGTCGCTTCCAACGCGCCTCTGCACAAGATCCAGGTCTGTCTGGAAGCCACCGGACTTGATCGCCACTTTGCCAAATCCCGAATCTTCAGCGCCTACCAGATTCAAACCTGGAAACCGGCTCCCGATCTGTTCCTGATGGCCGCACAATCACTGGGTGTTGCTCCGGAGCGATGCGCGGTTGTTGAAGACAGTCGATTCGGCATCGACGCCGGCCTGGCGGCCGGCATGCAGGTCTTCGCCTTCGATCCACACGGCATTCATGACCAGGACGCCAGAGTCACTTCCGTTCGCAGCCTGTCCGGACTGATCCCGATCTTCTGCAACTGA
- a CDS encoding sugar phosphate isomerase/epimerase has protein sequence MPSVNAVSFREYKVIETICRIVRDAGFDSLEVSRPPFYEKLKTPETRAAFLRWCESIDLNLYGFDCWVEVEPFDALDETLEEFRRAVDFAAGLDLGLIISHDTWGHTNADRTPSEVLSTNVGLFRQVAEMTAGANLKLVFEPHPDTLSMEDSWCIDFIDAVAEGHAQGTVGILYDTCHYGVGQPNSYVQAIENLGQRIRHVHFSDGDCTTYALHLPIGDGCLDLPSVTAALKQISFDGSLTCDMHDYPLLEDGARRNLEPMQQVEQELGLKT, from the coding sequence ATGCCTTCGGTCAACGCCGTCAGCTTTCGCGAATATAAGGTCATCGAAACGATTTGCCGAATCGTTCGCGACGCGGGATTTGATTCGCTGGAAGTATCGCGACCGCCGTTTTACGAGAAGCTAAAAACTCCGGAAACACGAGCCGCGTTTCTGCGCTGGTGCGAGTCAATTGACCTGAACCTGTACGGATTCGACTGCTGGGTTGAGGTGGAACCATTTGATGCCTTAGACGAAACCCTGGAAGAGTTTCGTCGTGCGGTGGATTTTGCTGCGGGCCTGGATCTGGGGCTGATCATCAGCCACGACACCTGGGGACATACCAACGCCGACCGAACACCGTCCGAGGTTCTGTCGACCAATGTGGGTCTGTTCCGTCAGGTCGCAGAGATGACCGCCGGTGCGAACCTGAAACTCGTCTTCGAACCACATCCGGACACACTGAGTATGGAAGATTCGTGGTGCATCGACTTTATTGATGCGGTTGCCGAAGGTCATGCCCAAGGAACTGTGGGCATCCTGTATGACACCTGCCATTACGGTGTCGGACAACCGAATTCCTATGTTCAGGCCATCGAAAATCTGGGTCAACGAATTCGACACGTTCATTTCTCCGACGGCGACTGCACGACCTATGCGCTGCACCTGCCAATTGGTGACGGCTGCCTGGATCTGCCGTCTGTGACCGCGGCACTCAAACAGATCAGCTTTGATGGCAGTTTGACATGCGACATGCACGACTATCCTCTTCTGGAAGACGGCGCCCGAAGAAACCTGGAACCCATGCAACAGGTTGAGCAGGAATTGGGACTGAAAACCTGA
- a CDS encoding DJ-1/PfpI family protein, translating into MPDEVLIVIGDATECLDTLYPYYRLIESGFRPVIAAPEKRRYQMVLHENRPGWTITKEWEGYTLEADIAFCDIVPENYTGILFSGGRAPEYIRYDKDLVRITRWFFEAKRPIASVCHGVEIPAYADCVRGRRMATVPKCQFDLEVCGGIFVDEPCVIDGNLVSGRTFHDNGEYVGPWIKLLEAARSSDG; encoded by the coding sequence ATGCCGGATGAAGTTCTGATCGTGATTGGTGATGCCACAGAGTGTCTGGATACGCTGTATCCGTATTACCGTTTGATTGAATCGGGATTCCGTCCTGTGATCGCGGCTCCGGAAAAACGCCGGTATCAAATGGTTCTGCATGAAAACCGACCCGGATGGACGATCACCAAAGAATGGGAAGGTTATACGCTTGAGGCGGACATCGCTTTTTGCGACATCGTTCCCGAGAACTATACCGGCATTTTGTTTTCAGGCGGACGGGCTCCCGAATACATTCGCTACGACAAAGACCTCGTACGTATCACCCGCTGGTTCTTTGAAGCCAAACGACCGATTGCCAGCGTTTGTCACGGAGTGGAAATTCCCGCCTATGCCGACTGTGTTCGAGGTCGACGTATGGCAACGGTCCCCAAATGTCAGTTTGATCTGGAAGTCTGTGGAGGGATCTTTGTGGATGAACCGTGCGTGATTGACGGCAACCTGGTCAGTGGACGTACGTTTCATGACAACGGGGAGTATGTGGGACCATGGATCAAGCTGCTGGAAGCCGCACGATCCTCTGATGGCTAA
- a CDS encoding metallophosphatase family protein has protein sequence MRAIISDIHSNLEALEAVLADIAAKDVDEIYCLGDIVGYGPNPCECVDRVIGLNVCLLGNHDQAALFDPEGFNAGAERAIFWTRSILERAPGPEGQQRWEFLGELNRRVESEDGKTIYVHGSARNPLNEYVFPDDVFNQVKMEKIFALIPQYCFQGHTHIPGVFTEEHEFHSPEELDYTYELGSGKVMVNVGSVGQPRDNDPRSSYVTVDGSQLKFHRVEYDVDTTSKKIYDIPDLDNFLGDRIRDGR, from the coding sequence TTGCGAGCAATCATCAGTGACATTCACAGCAACCTCGAAGCACTTGAGGCGGTGCTCGCCGATATTGCCGCGAAGGATGTCGATGAGATTTACTGCTTGGGAGACATCGTAGGATACGGTCCCAATCCCTGTGAGTGTGTGGATCGCGTGATCGGTCTGAATGTTTGCCTGCTGGGTAACCACGACCAGGCGGCATTGTTCGATCCGGAAGGCTTTAACGCCGGTGCAGAACGCGCAATTTTCTGGACGCGTTCGATTCTGGAACGAGCTCCAGGGCCGGAAGGGCAACAACGATGGGAGTTCCTGGGTGAACTCAACCGGCGGGTAGAATCCGAAGACGGGAAAACGATTTATGTTCACGGATCGGCTCGCAATCCGCTGAATGAATATGTGTTTCCCGACGACGTCTTCAACCAGGTCAAGATGGAAAAAATATTCGCATTGATTCCTCAGTACTGTTTTCAGGGACACACTCATATTCCCGGCGTGTTTACCGAGGAGCATGAATTCCACTCTCCCGAAGAACTGGACTACACCTACGAACTGGGATCTGGCAAAGTCATGGTCAACGTGGGTTCGGTCGGTCAGCCTCGAGACAATGATCCACGTTCCTCGTACGTCACTGTTGACGGTAGTCAGCTGAAATTCCACCGAGTGGAATACGACGTGGACACGACGTCGAAAAAGATCTACGACATTCCGGATCTGGACAATTTTCTGGGTGACAGAATTCGTGATGGTCGCTAG
- a CDS encoding DUF1080 domain-containing protein encodes MTERLSIFAVMLCAAASHAAPPESGMTWIFNGKDLSGWEGDPRLWSVKDGVIHGETTTENVADGNTFLIWQNGRTSDFELRLSFRCNATNNSGIQYRSKHITDGSAKNKWVVKGYQHEIRNQVDLPSVSGFIYDEGAATGGRGRMILVGQKGTWTGDRLQLSDEVLITDGEFKQLFRLNDWNDVIIRAKGTHIRHFMNGRLILDFTDSKDRALLDGVLALQLHEGKPMFAEYRDIRIRNLD; translated from the coding sequence ATGACTGAACGTTTATCGATATTCGCTGTTATGCTGTGTGCCGCTGCGAGCCACGCTGCACCACCGGAATCCGGTATGACATGGATCTTCAATGGCAAAGATCTCAGCGGTTGGGAGGGTGATCCTCGTCTTTGGAGCGTTAAAGACGGAGTCATTCATGGTGAAACTACCACAGAAAACGTGGCAGACGGGAATACGTTTTTGATCTGGCAGAACGGTCGTACGTCCGATTTCGAACTCCGACTGTCGTTCCGCTGCAACGCCACCAATAACTCCGGAATTCAGTACCGTTCAAAACACATCACCGACGGATCGGCAAAGAACAAATGGGTCGTGAAAGGCTACCAGCACGAAATTCGCAATCAGGTCGATCTGCCGAGTGTCTCGGGTTTTATTTATGACGAAGGAGCTGCCACAGGCGGTCGCGGCCGAATGATACTGGTAGGCCAGAAGGGCACCTGGACAGGAGACCGTCTGCAACTGTCGGACGAAGTGCTGATTACGGATGGTGAGTTCAAGCAATTGTTCCGACTGAATGACTGGAACGATGTCATCATTCGCGCCAAAGGAACTCATATCCGGCATTTTATGAACGGCCGACTGATACTGGATTTTACCGACAGCAAAGATCGAGCCCTGCTGGACGGGGTCCTGGCACTTCAGCTGCATGAAGGAAAACCAATGTTCGCTGAGTATCGTGATATCCGCATCAGGAATCTGGACTGA
- a CDS encoding L-lactate permease has product MLSFLAALPLLVTAILIVLLRVPASRAMLLSLVTTILVSYFAWGISPLQIAALCLQGTGTAANLLYIIFGAIFLLNCLRYSGAVDCIRNGFRDISEDQRVQAIIVAWLFGSFIEGSAGFGTPAAVAVPLLVTLGFPPLAAVLCGMTIQSTPVSFGALGTPILVGVRTGLNLTSAGFTEGSDVAVAAAAHGLTGDADTVLAQIGFRVAMLHGIIGTLIPLILVCLLTRLFGTERSIARGLAAWRFALFSAVSMTIPYVLAARVLGPEFPSLLGSVVGLIIVISASRRGWFLPSDEIWRFPKQQDWLDDWSPELTSRGRQPDVSGVNRSLLHSCLPYVFLAAALLISRMPLLPVAQWLRSPSVSIGFQNVFGTDVDINHPLLASPGSTLILVCLLTWWIHHMSLGQVRSAFRESLFTTLKASVALIFAVPMVKVFTGSTGGIHGYDGMPQVLATSFSEVMGSFWPAVAPAVGGLGAFIAGSNTLSNMMLSPMQFEVGQQIGTDPFWVVALQAVGGAAGNTICVHNVVAALAVAGMVGREGLVIRRTLLVFAYYAVAAGILGMMLCQVGG; this is encoded by the coding sequence ATGCTGTCATTTCTGGCCGCCCTGCCGTTACTGGTAACCGCGATTTTGATCGTACTACTGCGGGTGCCTGCCAGTCGGGCAATGTTGCTGTCACTGGTCACCACGATTCTTGTTTCGTACTTCGCCTGGGGTATCAGTCCTTTGCAGATTGCAGCCCTGTGCCTTCAGGGTACGGGAACGGCCGCCAATCTTCTGTATATCATCTTTGGCGCCATATTTTTGCTGAACTGCCTGCGTTACAGCGGAGCGGTGGACTGCATTCGAAATGGTTTCCGGGATATTTCAGAAGACCAGCGTGTGCAGGCCATCATTGTGGCCTGGCTGTTCGGATCGTTCATTGAAGGCTCCGCCGGTTTTGGAACTCCGGCGGCGGTAGCAGTTCCGTTGCTGGTGACTCTTGGATTTCCGCCACTGGCCGCCGTCCTGTGTGGTATGACGATTCAGAGCACACCTGTTTCGTTTGGGGCCCTGGGGACTCCCATTCTGGTTGGTGTCCGCACGGGACTTAACCTGACCTCCGCAGGATTCACTGAAGGCTCCGATGTCGCCGTCGCAGCTGCCGCACACGGACTGACCGGTGACGCAGACACTGTTCTGGCACAGATTGGTTTTCGAGTGGCCATGCTTCATGGAATCATCGGAACGCTGATTCCGCTGATACTGGTCTGTCTGCTGACGCGATTGTTCGGAACGGAACGCTCGATCGCGCGAGGTCTGGCGGCGTGGCGATTCGCGTTATTTTCTGCCGTCTCTATGACAATCCCCTACGTTCTGGCCGCACGTGTTCTGGGACCGGAGTTCCCGTCGCTACTCGGCAGCGTGGTCGGATTGATCATTGTCATTTCGGCATCACGTCGTGGCTGGTTTCTTCCCTCGGACGAAATTTGGCGGTTTCCAAAGCAACAGGACTGGCTGGACGACTGGTCACCGGAACTGACGAGTCGCGGCAGACAGCCTGACGTATCTGGTGTAAATCGGAGCCTGCTGCATTCCTGTCTGCCGTATGTCTTTCTGGCGGCAGCACTGCTGATTTCGCGAATGCCTCTGCTGCCTGTTGCACAGTGGCTGCGTTCTCCGTCAGTGAGCATAGGGTTTCAAAATGTGTTCGGCACAGATGTGGACATCAATCACCCTCTGCTGGCATCTCCTGGCAGCACGTTGATCCTGGTGTGCCTGCTGACCTGGTGGATTCATCACATGTCCCTGGGGCAGGTCCGCAGTGCCTTCCGTGAATCCTTATTCACCACACTCAAGGCTTCTGTTGCACTCATCTTTGCCGTGCCCATGGTAAAAGTGTTCACAGGTTCCACGGGGGGGATCCACGGGTATGACGGGATGCCCCAGGTCCTGGCCACATCGTTTTCAGAAGTGATGGGATCATTCTGGCCGGCAGTGGCTCCGGCGGTCGGTGGTCTGGGCGCGTTCATTGCAGGCAGCAATACACTCAGTAACATGATGCTGTCACCGATGCAATTCGAGGTCGGACAGCAAATCGGAACAGACCCGTTCTGGGTGGTTGCCCTGCAGGCTGTGGGCGGTGCCGCCGGAAATACGATCTGCGTACACAACGTGGTAGCGGCACTGGCCGTGGCCGGAATGGTGGGCCGTGAAGGACTCGTCATCCGACGTACCCTGCTGGTCTTCGCTTATTATGCAGTCGCGGCCGGCATTCTGGGTATGATGCTGTGCCAGGTCGGAGGTTGA
- a CDS encoding creatininase family protein, which produces MELSNLTWPDVDALDRNTPVIIPVAALEQHGHHMPVFTDSMLLGEIMRRAHQQLEQQTLLVPLMWLGNSHHHMDFPGTVSAEPRVWLDLLSGLVENFITHGFRRIVVFNGHGGNDVPGRQVTFELRQKYRTRPDLLLLYATYWSLADPPSSIPGLTQDSMQHACEWETSMILRLYPELVKDYQNTENIDQGNPFLPAQRAWITGDRSSTGHIGAPNAATSEKGEQLLELFSGGVVRLMQRVIQWDGKSWDG; this is translated from the coding sequence ATGGAACTTTCCAATCTGACCTGGCCGGATGTCGATGCACTGGATCGAAATACACCGGTCATCATTCCTGTAGCGGCCCTCGAACAGCATGGTCACCACATGCCCGTGTTTACCGACAGCATGCTGCTGGGGGAAATTATGCGTCGAGCCCACCAGCAACTGGAACAGCAGACGTTACTGGTACCTCTGATGTGGCTCGGCAATTCTCATCATCACATGGATTTCCCCGGCACCGTATCCGCTGAACCCCGAGTCTGGCTGGACCTGCTCAGCGGACTGGTTGAAAATTTCATCACCCACGGGTTTCGACGCATCGTGGTTTTCAACGGTCATGGCGGCAACGATGTACCGGGACGACAGGTGACATTTGAGCTGCGACAGAAATACCGCACTCGACCGGATTTACTGTTGTTGTACGCAACGTACTGGAGTCTGGCAGATCCTCCGTCGAGTATCCCCGGTCTGACACAGGACTCGATGCAGCATGCCTGCGAGTGGGAAACATCAATGATTCTGCGTTTATATCCGGAACTGGTGAAGGATTATCAGAACACCGAAAACATTGATCAGGGTAATCCGTTCCTGCCGGCTCAGCGTGCCTGGATTACCGGCGATCGATCATCCACCGGACATATCGGCGCACCGAACGCGGCCACATCCGAAAAAGGCGAACAACTGCTGGAATTGTTCTCCGGCGGTGTGGTGCGGCTAATGCAGCGAGTTATCCAGTGGGATGGAAAATCCTGGGACGGTTGA
- a CDS encoding trypsin-like peptidase domain-containing protein: protein MIIDNARIIHCLPVLLSVVIAVSSVSADEAPVNVSVSPESDIEQLASSVQKSLVVIEGTGRSGDRRGEGSGFAIADDLIATARHVIGEGRRVSIVLPDGRHVPVLQVYSQTAHLDMVILKTESHGLPPLTLSDQEAPVGRPVVALGHPHGLRNSVVNGVVSGRRDIDGISMIQLAMAIEPGNSGGPVVDYEGMVVGMVTLKSTATDNIGFAIPISHLHGLRESPNPIEMDRWVTIGALDSQRWKPIGGTGWKQRAGRIKVEGWGTGFGGRTLCMLKQVHEIPIEIEVDVKLGNERGAAGLMMHSDGGDRHYGFYPSAGNIRFTRFDGPSVNHWTILHNEPHSSYRPNDWNTLKVRIQADTISCQLNGNPVFETQDKVIPHGSLGFAAFRGTEATFRNLSIAPSIPSRLPSVEQQQKVTDLLNQMQPDQPLSRQLISELTPLGQGVGGLLARKAAEIDARAVLVRQLADDVHTAQIAQQLSSILTGKSSDESQPDLLTAALLLAELDNDEIRGRDYVTRVDSMANEIRSGFSDDADEQQRLQALDQWLFEENGFRGSRQQYYARSNSYMNEVIDDREGLPIALSVLYMELGQRLNLNMSGIGLPGHYIVKFEPADSEHEPEWIDVFNRGKRLTDDDLNDHLQDRGLTMEPEYLEPQSATRIIERMLRNLLGLAEHDRSDQRVLRYLELLVTISGDNPEFRAKRLEIRVRTGHPTMALEDVDWFYTTQPDGIDLQQLQQLKTRLEADIPGQN from the coding sequence ATGATCATCGACAATGCAAGGATCATCCACTGTCTTCCGGTGCTGCTGTCTGTCGTGATTGCGGTGTCATCAGTGTCTGCCGATGAAGCACCGGTTAATGTTTCCGTTTCACCGGAATCAGATATCGAGCAGCTTGCATCGTCGGTGCAGAAATCTCTGGTTGTCATCGAAGGAACCGGACGCTCCGGAGATCGGAGAGGGGAAGGGTCGGGATTTGCCATCGCCGACGACCTGATCGCCACGGCCCGTCATGTCATCGGTGAAGGTCGTCGTGTGTCGATTGTTCTTCCTGACGGCCGCCATGTCCCCGTGCTTCAGGTGTATTCTCAGACAGCCCATCTGGACATGGTGATTCTGAAGACCGAATCACATGGTCTGCCTCCACTGACACTCAGCGACCAGGAAGCACCTGTGGGGCGACCGGTCGTGGCTCTGGGACATCCGCACGGGCTCCGCAACAGCGTCGTCAATGGAGTGGTTTCCGGTCGGCGCGATATCGACGGGATCTCCATGATTCAGCTGGCTATGGCGATCGAACCAGGCAACAGCGGCGGCCCGGTCGTCGATTATGAGGGGATGGTGGTGGGAATGGTCACACTGAAGTCGACCGCCACCGACAACATCGGCTTCGCTATTCCGATCTCTCATCTGCATGGCCTCCGCGAGTCCCCGAATCCAATAGAAATGGACCGCTGGGTCACCATCGGTGCCCTTGACAGTCAGCGTTGGAAACCGATTGGAGGCACCGGCTGGAAACAACGTGCAGGACGCATCAAAGTTGAGGGCTGGGGAACGGGATTCGGTGGCCGAACATTGTGCATGCTGAAGCAGGTCCACGAAATCCCGATTGAAATCGAAGTAGACGTCAAACTTGGAAACGAACGCGGAGCAGCCGGTCTCATGATGCACTCCGACGGTGGAGACCGCCACTACGGATTCTATCCAAGTGCCGGAAACATCCGTTTCACCCGGTTCGATGGCCCCAGCGTGAACCACTGGACCATCCTTCACAACGAACCTCACTCCAGCTATCGACCCAACGACTGGAATACTCTTAAAGTTCGAATCCAGGCGGATACAATCAGTTGTCAGCTGAACGGAAATCCGGTCTTCGAAACACAGGACAAGGTCATTCCTCACGGCAGCTTGGGATTTGCAGCATTCCGAGGCACGGAAGCCACGTTTCGTAATCTCAGTATCGCACCCAGTATTCCGTCACGCCTTCCGTCTGTCGAACAACAGCAAAAAGTAACGGACCTGCTGAATCAGATGCAGCCGGATCAGCCTCTGTCACGGCAACTGATCAGTGAATTAACACCGCTGGGACAGGGAGTCGGCGGACTGCTGGCGCGCAAGGCCGCGGAAATCGACGCCCGTGCCGTTCTGGTACGGCAACTGGCAGATGACGTACACACCGCTCAGATCGCCCAGCAGCTCAGCAGTATACTCACCGGAAAATCTTCAGACGAATCACAACCGGACCTGCTGACAGCCGCACTGTTACTGGCAGAACTCGACAACGACGAAATCCGGGGAAGGGACTACGTTACCCGAGTCGATTCCATGGCAAACGAAATCCGGTCAGGATTCAGTGACGATGCTGATGAACAACAGCGTCTGCAGGCACTGGACCAATGGTTGTTTGAAGAAAACGGTTTTCGCGGCAGCCGTCAGCAGTATTACGCACGTTCGAACAGCTACATGAACGAGGTGATTGATGATCGGGAGGGCCTGCCGATCGCCTTGAGTGTGCTGTACATGGAACTGGGACAACGACTTAATCTGAACATGTCGGGAATCGGATTGCCGGGACACTATATCGTGAAATTCGAACCAGCCGATTCTGAACACGAACCGGAATGGATCGATGTGTTCAATCGCGGAAAGCGGCTTACCGATGATGATCTGAATGATCATCTTCAGGATCGTGGCCTGACGATGGAACCCGAATATCTGGAACCACAAAGTGCGACCCGGATTATCGAACGAATGCTGCGCAACCTGCTTGGGCTGGCAGAACATGATCGCAGTGATCAGCGCGTACTGCGGTATCTTGAACTGCTTGTCACAATTTCCGGGGACAACCCGGAATTTCGGGCCAAGCGTCTGGAAATCAGGGTCAGAACGGGGCATCCAACCATGGCTCTGGAAGATGTTGACTGGTTTTACACCACACAGCCTGACGGCATTGATCTTCAGCAGCTTCAGCAGCTCAAAACACGTCTGGAAGCGGACATCCCGGGGCAAAACTAA
- the upp gene encoding uracil phosphoribosyltransferase, with translation MAAKVTILKHAVVDHHLAYVRDRNTRPEDFRRRIRVLGSLLIAEATREMTQVSVRVTTPMETTDCQVLAGRIVAVPVLRAGLCLVDPLLDFIPEAEVQHLGIYRDEATAQPVHYYNRLPSADPPDTGLVLDPMLATGGSAVGAVRLLEEWGVVDIRMLAVIAAPEGLERLRRDCPDVQIFCCACDRELNDRKFIVPGLGDAGDRVFGT, from the coding sequence ATGGCTGCGAAAGTGACGATTCTGAAGCACGCCGTGGTGGATCATCACTTGGCGTATGTCCGCGACAGAAATACTCGTCCGGAAGATTTTCGTCGAAGGATCAGGGTACTGGGGAGTTTGCTGATCGCCGAAGCGACTCGAGAGATGACGCAGGTTTCGGTCAGAGTTACCACGCCGATGGAGACCACGGACTGTCAGGTTCTTGCCGGAAGAATCGTGGCTGTACCGGTTCTTCGGGCTGGCCTGTGCCTTGTCGATCCGCTACTCGATTTCATTCCCGAAGCAGAAGTTCAACACCTTGGTATATACCGCGATGAGGCTACTGCTCAGCCGGTCCATTATTACAACCGGCTTCCGTCTGCAGATCCGCCGGACACCGGACTTGTCCTTGATCCGATGCTGGCCACGGGGGGCTCCGCTGTGGGAGCCGTTCGTTTGCTTGAGGAATGGGGCGTTGTCGATATTCGTATGCTGGCAGTGATTGCTGCACCGGAAGGGCTTGAACGTCTGAGGCGTGACTGTCCGGACGTTCAGATATTTTGCTGTGCGTGTGACCGTGAACTCAACGACCGGAAATTCATCGTGCCGGGACTTGGAGATGCGGGCGACCGGGTATTCGGGACCTGA